Proteins co-encoded in one Opisthocomus hoazin isolate bOpiHoa1 chromosome 9, bOpiHoa1.hap1, whole genome shotgun sequence genomic window:
- the LOC104334214 gene encoding caspase-10 isoform X2, with amino-acid sequence MEDDVSLKFHQQLLLIDENLVAEDVAALKFLCTDLLPFKKLESVKSAVDIFQLLMAEEYLNEQDNFLLAELLYRIRCHSLLKKLGYTKEKVQECLHEKGRVSPYRQMLYEVAENITNEVLKDIIFLLQNYLPKRRITLSALELLILLEKQGLLTENNVQMLEEVCINVSPDLLETVNCYKRAKVSLPQQENTLPVKESSLSRTRDIRVVTSPQETSIKSVSSNINDNKAANLTQGFSEINLELPGQFSNLENESKKMTSYRMDGQHRGFCLVINNVNFDGSLQERKGSCKDAEELERVFTWLGLDVRTYTDLTSRQIKDLMQTWQHLQDHKDRDCFICCILSHGESGAIYGKDEELVSIRMIMSHFTARQCPQLAEKPKLFFIQACQGKEIQCPVYVEADAQVPHFSSMQQSISPSESIPEEADFLLGMATIDGYVSFRHIQQGAWYIQALCSKLQLLVPRGEDILSILTEVNEDVGRRVDRLGTKKQMPQPAYTLRRKFIFPIPRDPPPSQQH; translated from the exons ATGGAGGATGATGTCAGCTTGAAATTCCATCAGCAACTTCTGCTCATTGATGAAAATCTGGTGGCTGAAGATGTAGCAGCTTTAAAATTTCTCTGTACTGACTTGCTCCCCTTCAAAAAACTAGAAAGTGTGAAGTCAGCAGTGGACATCTTCCAGCTTCTCATGGCTGAAGAATATCTGAATGAGCAGGATAATTTCCTACTAGCTGAACTCTTATACAGAATTAGATGTCACTCCTTGCTCAAGAAACTTGGTTATACCAAGGAGAAAGTGCAAGAATGTCTGCATGAGAAGGGAAGAGTGTCTCCATACAG GCAGATGCTGTATGAAGTGGCAGAGAACATTACCAATGAGGTGCTGAAGGATATCATATTCCTCCTACAAAACTATCTTCCAAAGCGACGGATAACTCTT TCTGCTCTGGAATTGCTGATTTTATTGGAAAAACAGGGTCTTTTGACTGAAAACAATGTACAAATGCTGGAGGAAGTCTGTATAAATGTTTCACCTGATCTCCTGGAAACAGTAAACTGCTACAAAAGGGCAAAAG TGTCTTTGCCTCAACAGGAGAATACTCTGCCAGTCAAGGAATCTTCATTGTCTCGCACTAGAGACATCAGAGTAGTCACTTCCCCACAG GAGACCTCAATCAAATCTGTCAGTTCTAATATCAACG ataacAAAGCAGCTAATCTTACACAAGGCTTCTCTGAAATTAACCTGGAGCTGCCTGGACAATTCAGCAATTTAGAAAATGAATCCAAG AAGATGACAAGCTACAGAATGGATGGACAACACAGAGGGTTTTGTCTTGTTATTAATAATGTGAACTTTGATGGGTCTCTTCAGGAGAGGAAGGGTTCTTGCAAAGATGCCG aGGAACTGGAGCGAGTATTCACATGGCTTGGTCTGGATGTGAGGACTTACACAGATCTGACGTCTCGGCAGATTAAAGATCTCATGCAAACTTGGCAGCACTTGCAAGATCACAAAGACAGGGACTGTTTTATATGTTGTATTCTATCTCATGGAGAGTCAGGAGCAATCTATGGTAAAGATGAGGAACTTGTATCAATCCGCATGATCATGTCCCACTTCACTGCCAGACAATGTCCACAGCTGGCTGAAAAACCCAAACTCTTTTTTATCCAAGCATGCCAGGGTAAAGAGATACAGTGTCCTGTCTATGTTGAAGCTGATGCACAAGTTCCTCACTTTTCTTCCATGCAACAGAGCATTTCTCCTTCTGAAAGTATTCCTGAAGAGGCTGATTTCCTCCTAGGCATGGCCACAATTGACGGATATGTCTCCTTCCGGCATATTCAACAGGGTGCTTGGTATATTCAGGCCCTGTGCAGCAAGCTACAGTTGTTGGTACCAAG GGGTGAAGATATTTTGTCGATTCTTACAGAAGTTAATGAAGATGTGGGCAGACGTGTTGACCGCTTGGGGACAAAGAAGCAGATGCCCCAACCGGCATATACCTTAAGAAGAAAATTTATATTCCCGATACCTAGAGACCCTCCTCCTTCACAGCAACATTGa
- the LOC104334214 gene encoding caspase-10 isoform X1, whose translation MISGDRRSGGDQLDNGGPVHDIDGRETVGSSNMEDDVSLKFHQQLLLIDENLVAEDVAALKFLCTDLLPFKKLESVKSAVDIFQLLMAEEYLNEQDNFLLAELLYRIRCHSLLKKLGYTKEKVQECLHEKGRVSPYRQMLYEVAENITNEVLKDIIFLLQNYLPKRRITLSALELLILLEKQGLLTENNVQMLEEVCINVSPDLLETVNCYKRAKVSLPQQENTLPVKESSLSRTRDIRVVTSPQETSIKSVSSNINDNKAANLTQGFSEINLELPGQFSNLENESKKMTSYRMDGQHRGFCLVINNVNFDGSLQERKGSCKDAEELERVFTWLGLDVRTYTDLTSRQIKDLMQTWQHLQDHKDRDCFICCILSHGESGAIYGKDEELVSIRMIMSHFTARQCPQLAEKPKLFFIQACQGKEIQCPVYVEADAQVPHFSSMQQSISPSESIPEEADFLLGMATIDGYVSFRHIQQGAWYIQALCSKLQLLVPRGEDILSILTEVNEDVGRRVDRLGTKKQMPQPAYTLRRKFIFPIPRDPPPSQQH comes from the exons atgatatctggagacaggagaagtggtggtgatcaactggacaatgggggacctgtgcatgacatagatg GCAGAGAGACTGTTGGTTCCAGCAACATGGAGGATGATGTCAGCTTGAAATTCCATCAGCAACTTCTGCTCATTGATGAAAATCTGGTGGCTGAAGATGTAGCAGCTTTAAAATTTCTCTGTACTGACTTGCTCCCCTTCAAAAAACTAGAAAGTGTGAAGTCAGCAGTGGACATCTTCCAGCTTCTCATGGCTGAAGAATATCTGAATGAGCAGGATAATTTCCTACTAGCTGAACTCTTATACAGAATTAGATGTCACTCCTTGCTCAAGAAACTTGGTTATACCAAGGAGAAAGTGCAAGAATGTCTGCATGAGAAGGGAAGAGTGTCTCCATACAG GCAGATGCTGTATGAAGTGGCAGAGAACATTACCAATGAGGTGCTGAAGGATATCATATTCCTCCTACAAAACTATCTTCCAAAGCGACGGATAACTCTT TCTGCTCTGGAATTGCTGATTTTATTGGAAAAACAGGGTCTTTTGACTGAAAACAATGTACAAATGCTGGAGGAAGTCTGTATAAATGTTTCACCTGATCTCCTGGAAACAGTAAACTGCTACAAAAGGGCAAAAG TGTCTTTGCCTCAACAGGAGAATACTCTGCCAGTCAAGGAATCTTCATTGTCTCGCACTAGAGACATCAGAGTAGTCACTTCCCCACAG GAGACCTCAATCAAATCTGTCAGTTCTAATATCAACG ataacAAAGCAGCTAATCTTACACAAGGCTTCTCTGAAATTAACCTGGAGCTGCCTGGACAATTCAGCAATTTAGAAAATGAATCCAAG AAGATGACAAGCTACAGAATGGATGGACAACACAGAGGGTTTTGTCTTGTTATTAATAATGTGAACTTTGATGGGTCTCTTCAGGAGAGGAAGGGTTCTTGCAAAGATGCCG aGGAACTGGAGCGAGTATTCACATGGCTTGGTCTGGATGTGAGGACTTACACAGATCTGACGTCTCGGCAGATTAAAGATCTCATGCAAACTTGGCAGCACTTGCAAGATCACAAAGACAGGGACTGTTTTATATGTTGTATTCTATCTCATGGAGAGTCAGGAGCAATCTATGGTAAAGATGAGGAACTTGTATCAATCCGCATGATCATGTCCCACTTCACTGCCAGACAATGTCCACAGCTGGCTGAAAAACCCAAACTCTTTTTTATCCAAGCATGCCAGGGTAAAGAGATACAGTGTCCTGTCTATGTTGAAGCTGATGCACAAGTTCCTCACTTTTCTTCCATGCAACAGAGCATTTCTCCTTCTGAAAGTATTCCTGAAGAGGCTGATTTCCTCCTAGGCATGGCCACAATTGACGGATATGTCTCCTTCCGGCATATTCAACAGGGTGCTTGGTATATTCAGGCCCTGTGCAGCAAGCTACAGTTGTTGGTACCAAG GGGTGAAGATATTTTGTCGATTCTTACAGAAGTTAATGAAGATGTGGGCAGACGTGTTGACCGCTTGGGGACAAAGAAGCAGATGCCCCAACCGGCATATACCTTAAGAAGAAAATTTATATTCCCGATACCTAGAGACCCTCCTCCTTCACAGCAACATTGa